The nucleotide window TTTCGTGATGATAGTAACGCTGGCCGTTTTGGCGGCTTTAAAGATGACGTCATCATCGGCATCACGCAACCCCAACTCCCGTAGCGGCCAGGCATCCACGGCAAACTTCCAGCGTAACCAAGCCGCCAAAGCCGGTGAAAGCTAGGCGTCAATCCAGAACGTCATGCGGCCAGTTGCGGATAATCGAGCCGCTGCGCCGCGTACTGCAAAGCAGCCTGAATATCTAGCGGCTCCAGGTCAGGCAGTTCGTTTAACACCTGCTCATTTGTCAGGCCCGCGCTCAGCAAACTCAGTACATCCGATACCCGGATGCGCATCCCCCCAATACAGGGGCGCCCGCCGCACTGGTGTGGATTGGTGGTAATGCGCTGACGAAGATTTTCCATAGGGACAAAGGTAATGGCAATAAGCGCCTCAACTATGGTTGCTCAACATGCACCCGCTGCAACTTGATCTTCTTAAACAGCCTTTGCAGCAGCCAGGCCATGAAGAGCGAGTCGAGAACAATTGCTACCAGTGGGAGTATCGTATCGGTTTTTACATACAAAAGAGGAATTCCAAAAGGGAAATACAGGAACGAACAGGTAACATACGCCAGCTTAGTTTCCCAGTATCTTGGAGGCAAGGCCAGTAATTCCCAGAAACTGTAATTTTCTTTAAGCGGCCCGGTGAACTCAAAGAAGAATAGCTCTACTATGCTATAAACAAACAATGCCACATAAAGCACGCTGAACGAAGCGTAATACAGCAGCTTCTTCCACATAGATTTATAGAATATAGAAAGAGTAGACTTTTCAGGGTCTACTCTTCTGGTTGTTGGTCTCTATTTCGTGCCGGCGCTTTTGCTGGCGC belongs to Hymenobacter sp. J193 and includes:
- a CDS encoding DUF5615 family PIN-like protein, coding for MAAWLRWKFAVDAWPLRELGLRDADDDVIFKAAKTASVTIITKDADFRSLLEQLGPPPQILWLTCGNTSNNCRKFF
- a CDS encoding DUF433 domain-containing protein; the encoded protein is MENLRQRITTNPHQCGGRPCIGGMRIRVSDVLSLLSAGLTNEQVLNELPDLEPLDIQAALQYAAQRLDYPQLAA